The genome window TCTGCAAAAATCATCTAATTTGTGAataaatcttcaatttcagtTCCGTTCGCTCGTTCTCTGCCCAGGCTGACTTCGAGAAGGCgcagaaaaatctgaaaactctGAAGGAAGAGCCGGACAATGACGTGAAACTGCAGCTCTACGGGCTTTTCAAACAAGCCACCGCTGGGGATGTGCAAGGAAAACGCCCGGGAATGATGGATTTCGTTGGAAGAGCCAAGTATGATGCCTGGAATACTTTGAAGGGACAAACTCAGGATGAAGCTCGCGCCAACTATGCTAAACTGGTCGGTGGACTCATTTCCGAAGAAGCTTCTGCTGCTCCAGAACCAACTGGGCCATCAATCGAAGGACTTGAGAACGTTGACGGTTTAAGTGTGACTCGCGAGggaaaagtgttcaaaatcGCATTGAATAGACCAAAGAAGTTCAACGCATTGACATTGGAAATGTATCAAGGAATTCAAAAGGCACTGGAGGTCTCCAACAATGACAAGAGCACCTCAATCACTGTGATTACTGCCAATGGATCATATTACTGCGCTGGAAACGATTTGACTAATTTTAAAGCTGCTGCTGGAGGTACTAAAGAGCAAATTGCGGATATGGCTAATACAGCTAAAGTTATTATGAAGGATTATGTCAAtgttagtttaaaaatatatatttcaataataaattcaaattttcaggcctaTATTAACCACGAGAAGCCTTTGATTGCTCTGATCAATGGCCCAGCCGTAGGAATTGCTGTGACCGTGCTCGGAATGTTCGACTACGTAATTGCAACCGATAAGGCCTCATTCCACACTCCATTTGCCCCACTTGGACAATCACCTGAAGGAGTTTCGAGCTACACGTTCCCACTGATCATGGGATCTTTGAGAGCTTCTGAGATGCTGTTGGTCTGTAAGAAAATCTCAGCCCAAACTGCAAAGGATTACGGGCTTGTGAATGAAGTTGTGCCAGACGCTGAATTCCAGTCACATGCTCAAAAAACTGTGGAAGCGTTCTCCCAACTTCCGCCAGAAACTCTTCGTATCAATAAGAAATTGCTCCGTTCTCTGCACAAGGAGAAGCTTCTGGAGGTCAACAATATCGAGGCCGACCAGATTTGCGAGCGTTGGCAATCCAAGGAGTGTCACCAAGCGATTGCAGCATTTATGACAAAAGGAGCAAAGAAGTAATTGTTTTGTGCCCTCTTAAGTTTTaccttttttgtagattttttatGTATCTAAAAAGAATTATGTGTATTTGATTGAACAtgtgcaaaaacaaaattaaatgattaaTTTACAACAATAGAATTTTAGCAACATATAAATAAATGAATCCATAAATTTCGagtaaaaatgaagaatatcAACTGCTTTGCTCATCAAGAACTATAATCTTCTCACGAGTACATGAATCACAAGCTGGTAGCCGAATAACAATGTACGATGGCTCCTTCTGGTAGACCTTCTTATCACAAATCGGGCAACAAAAGTTCGGAGTATGTACTAGATGTGGTCCGTCGACGACAGGAGCCAACTGATACGACTTTTTCAGAACTGGAGGGCACAGATCATCGTTGGCTGATCGCTTTTGAGCAGCATTTCGAACTGAAGCCATATCCGTCCTCCGGAGCAAGACGGGCGGAGCAACTTGTTGATACTCGTGATCACTTCGGTCTCGCTGGGGTACGAGCATCTGGTCGATGGTGGCGTACGCGAATTCTCCATTCATTAATtggatctgaaatttcaaagctttaaaaaatatactttaTAGAAGTTTTATGAgcatttttcttcgttttttctagaaaagcTCTGTTTTGatccaaaagttgaaaataattacattttatCGGATCAAAACAGAGCTTATCTTGCCTAATTAAACAGAAAAAGTAAAGAGTTTCTCACCTTGTACTCCGAATCGCCTCGAACATATTTGACAACCGCATCTTGAAGACGACCATCAGCTGTCCGAATTTGAACGGTTTCTCCAATTATTGGGCTTCTTGTagattctaaaataatttggataattaaaattagttCAAATAAGCTTCTGAAACTCACTTCCAGCTTCCAACTGttcatgatgatgatggtgatAACTTGTTGATGGAGCCTGATCGTTGTATGCAGAATCTTgagctttttcttttctaaaaataataaaaatatagttAAAATTCTACGTGTTGACCTACATGGGCGGTAGAGCAAGTTGCACAAGTTGATGGACATTTTCAGTgcttaaattgtttaaatcaATGTTCAAATTGGCGATTTCGGAGGGGGAAACATAGAATTGCTTCTGTTTTGATGTAATATTGACTCCACCATCATTTGTCAGAATAATATGCATTGCATTATCGATTATCTGACCATTCCCATCATATTCTTCCTCCGGCCCATTTCCATCAccttcaaattgattttcaatcatttcgtGATGAACCATGTGATGATGTGAACCATCTTCTATGACAACTTCTTCATTGTGCTCTTGCTCGTTTTGTTTCGCCTGTCGTTGTTGACTAATCGCCACCACAATGTTCAGCTGCTCTTCGGTGAGATGATTAAGCTCAAAGCCTGCTTCTACATCGAAACCCGCTTCGTACATGTCTTCCTGCGTGATTTGAACCATAttctgaaatataaatattctTTCAATTCATCGAAAAGCTTGAAATACCATAAACTGTTGATCACCATCCTCCACAATCATATCTCCTTGTTCAAGATCTTccggctgctgctgctgctgctcaaCAATTTCTTCTTCATGCTTAGCACTTTCAACTCGAAGTGGGGCCTGATCCTCGTGGAAAATATGATCTTCATCGGCAGGATATACACCTTCTGGGGAGGATCTGGAAATTCcatttattaatttgaaagaaaatgtgatttttattCTTACCCAGGAATTTCTTCTTCACGGCCTGTTGTTGGGCTAGCAGGATTTTCTTTTTCGGAATCCATATCTGCAACGATTTTCgttgtttaataaaaattaaaaaataaaaattaataaatgacTCTAAATTATAGCGAAGGAGAAAAAACaaaggagaaaaaaattacaaaaatcacAAGGCAacttttgcgcgtcaaatctcATACATTCCAGTCCGCAAACACTCTCACGCCACTCTGCACACTTCTCAAAAGACGCgccaaaaaacattcaaagcTCATTCGGCTTtcgaaataaacattttctcaaactcGTTATCGACTTATAacttatttttgttcaaaatcaaTTCGACAGGGTGCGCTCATAATGCACATTAAATCCATCCATCTGGATGGCTTTAAATCGTACCAAAAGCACACCGatattctcgatttttcgccGACTTTCAACGCAATCACCGGTGAGTATAGTTTTGTGCTGAAAActaatagtttgaaaaactttaatttcagcATAAAATATAGtataataattgttttatttcaggaTACAATGGTAGTGGAAAATCCAATATTCTCGATTCGATCTGCTTCATTATGGGAATCAATAAGCTCGATAATATCAGAGCAAGTATGTGGCTCTTTCTCatcacaaaattattttgttgtcATAGTGATACTTACGCGCTTTCGGACTGAAAAAGCACAAGATCAGAGTAGCATAATATTTCTagcaaagattttttaaattgaaatttagaaaaaaaaattaagtcaAATATCATTCCAGAATCAATGCACGAGCTGATTTCCCATGGTGGAACAAAAGCGATCGTCCAAGTTCGCTTCGACAACACTGATAAAAGATGCTCCCCGTTCGGAATGGAACATCTCGACGAGATCGTCGTTCAGAGAATCATCACAGCTCAAGCAACTGGAAAAGGATGTGCAACGAGTTACACACTGAATGGGCATGCGGCcacaaatggaaaaatgcaagATTTCTTCCGTGGCGTCGGTTTGAACGTGAATAATCCACATTTTCTCATCATGCAAGGTCGTATTACTACGGTGCTAAACATGAAGCCGGAGGAAATCCTCGGAATGGTTGAGGAAGCAGCTGGAACAAAGATGTATGATCAGAAGAAGAAAGACGCGgagaaaacaatgtttttaaaagatgCAAAACTCAAAGAAGTTGATAGAATCTTCCAATCAAGTATTGATCCGAGAATGGTAAAGTTCCGTGAAGACAGAAAGAATATGGTGGAAGTGACTCGTCTCAAGAAACTCAAAGAGAACTTTTCCCGAAAATACGAGGCGTTTCAATACTTTCAAACATGTGAAGCGgtgaaaaaaagtgcaaaagaGATTGAAGATGCCAAAAAGGGAATTGAAGATCTCGGTGAAAAGTTTAATCAGCTTGATCTTGACTTGAAGAATAAGGAagatgagaagaaaaagatgGAAGAATCTCGAGATGATCAACATGAAGAGGCTGCACTTTCAGCGGCTCATCTTTCGAAACAATCTATAATGCTTCAGAAGGAGACTGTCAAAAATCAATTGGTTGAAACAATCAATAAACTCAAAAAGGAAGGTGAACAAATCAACAAAAGCTTGTCAAAAGATCGTGAAGTTCTCGACGCAAAACGAAAAGAACACGAAGATTCAAAGGCGGCTAACTCGAAAGATATTCAAAGTCAATCTGATGATGAAGCTGTAAGTTCGagaaattattctaaaaataaagttaaaaaaaaacaatttcagctcGTCACAAAATACCGTAATGACCTCGAATCCCTAACGAGAGGAACAATTGCTAATGACAAAGGAGAACATGTGTCGATTGAGAGTGAAATACAGTCTTGCAAGTCGACTGCGTCTCAAATGTCATCTGGGATTACTGCTGCGAAGAAACGGTAACTTTCCTGAGaattggaacaaaaaatctaattttgtttatgtCGATAAGAataatgacaaaaattttgagatattttaagaaaaatcgaaaaacaaaaagtttcgttttttcgctttttgaaAACGTCAATGATAGTTTTTTTGCGGATACTTTCAATGAAATTATTCTGTCGTTTTCTCTTCagttttctgtttaaaaaattttaaaccagttttatactatttttacattgaaaactggttttaaacaatttttaaacagaaaaattaacataaaacgataaaaaattgactaCAAACGATgtaatttcattgaaaaattgcaaaaattgaaagaaaacacaacatcgaaaaaataatgcattaatttggaaattcagtAAATTTAATGGGACAAAAGAAGaaatgtacttttttaaataggaatatcattgaaaaattggcaatttattTCAGCGGTGAACGTCTACACAACCAAATTAAACATTTGGAAGGCGAAAAAGCTACTCTCTCAGCCAGAAGTAAATCTGACATTGGAAGTGCCGATAATTATCAAAAAGAGGTATcagatatttcaatttttttttctccgaaaacttaaaaatattcaGGTCGATGAGATCAATAAGCAACTTCAATTATTGGGTTTCAATATAGATGCTGATACGGAGAAACGAGAACACGCTGCAAAATTGCATGAGAGCATCACTAAGCTCAAGGATATGGATACGAGACTTCTGAATTCATACAAGTAAGgttttgtgtgaaaattcattttaaaagaGTTATaccgtttcaaaatttaaaaaaaaaaacctattttcataataaaacccgaattttgtcaatttttcagtatcgCAGCGAGCGGAACTtggtttttattcaattatcgcctttttattgcatatttaaatatgaaaaaaaaaaaacatatatttttgtagtatattatgcgtttttttttcgtgaattcAGGTGCATTTTCTGcacatttttggtgaaatcGACCGAAAAGCCATCAACATTAACGAAAAAACGTGCAATAAAGAGTGATAATTTACTACGAACCAAGTTCCGGCCGTTATGACACTGAAAAGTTGGTAAAATTCGAGAtattagctttaaaaaatagttttctttcggaattttgagaaaactttttttaattttaaaacagttgtttttcaaaaattaatgctttttttcagctaaaatttcaaatttcgcgaattttttttcgagagttTCGGCATAATCAACTGAAAAAGCAccaaaatttaggaaaattgcGTGATAAACTATCACAATATGCAATAAATTGTGGCTATTTAAAACCAAATTCCGGCCGTTACTACActgaaaagttggcaaaattcaAGATcttagctgaaaaaaataattttttttaaattttgaaccggcatagcaaattttcaaaacgtctcaatgatatttttggtttttttttcagaccaaaaaacaaaaaaaaacgaaaatttaatttgcaacattgaagtttatttttttaaacaaatttttctttccagGGATGGTCGATATGCATTGAACTACCAACGTCCTCCACTACATATCgataaatttgatgaaaagcGGGACGTATTCGGATATGTCGCCCATCTTATCAAAATGAAACCAGGATGCGAGCAATTCGCTGTTGCTGCAGATATTGCTCTTGGTGGTGTggttagttgtttttttttaaattaatttaaatatcaattttgaagtGTCGGCTAAGTTTATCACTATGACACATTTGacaaaagatttgaaaaaaatagaaaaaaagccACAGGGAAAGTTTagagaaaagtttaaaaaggagggtttttttggaaattgaaaaaaaaaattaaataggaATATAAATagcaggaaaaaaaattgcaagaacTGTAGACAAATTACAATTCTCGTGAAGTTGGAGTAATGTATCCGGATTGTGGTTCACGGAAAAACACATATTCGGTGTAGTGTGCCCAACGTTGCTCTTCATAGTCCCCGCAGTTTCTGTGATTCATGAgctcctgcaaaaaaaatgaaatggggaatgtaaaaaggaaattttcaatttcgtcaAGTGGcccacacacacatacatgCATACTACTACTCACCGTCTGATTAATGTTGCCCATATTGCTTGTGAGAATTGGATGATTTGCGGCGGCGAGCCCGTTTGCTCCGGAACAGCATGTGGCAACGAGTTTAAAACCCTTCTCGGCCATCAAATCGCACgcctagaaaaatatattgatgCAATTTGATTGTCATCTGGACAACAAAAAGCTTACCCTCTCTAGACACTGATGCTTCAAGTACAATCGCGACGTGTATCGCTCGCCATCATCAGGACCGCCCGGATCACGACTCTCGTTCAGTGTATCTGCGAACACTTCCCGGCACAGTGTCGCTCGTCCACACACTAGAATTCTGTGCAGTTTTCGGAATTTCACATCGGCTTGTCCGTCTCGTCCGAAGGCAAATGTGCCCCGGTAGCCAAGGGTAATGTAGCCgcctgaaattgtttttgtactTGTATTTAGAATTAGAATTGGGATTGGGATTaatgtcagaaaaaatatatacatatagatgTATTAGTCAGACAAGCATCGTGCGATCTTTAGTCAACACTATTATCACATCCGTGAGATCCGAAAGGTcatgaaattcggtttttcaaCAAGACACACGACACATGAGCTTAGAGTAGGACCCCCAcccaaaaacaaacaaacaaacccGTCTCGGCACCAGACGTAATGGTGTTATACCCATTCGCAGTGCGCGGACGAGGAGAAATTGATGAGGCGTTGGATAGAAGTGTTGAGAATCGTTCGAGGCGATAAAAGTCTGCTTCATCTTTCAGTCGAGCAACTTCACGAAACTGCTCTGGAAGGGATAGTTTGTCGGTTCGTAAAAAGTGCAGCACATAGGCGAATAGTGGTCCGTCTCGATCAACGAATAGGGTTCCATCTGGCAGTGTGACAACGTTAGCTTGCTCATCTTCTGATAAAGAGCCGGACGCAATATTTGCTAGTAATGTGTCGGTTTCTTTACTCAACGTGCTCCGAGTGGTTGTATACATTGTGCCACCCACATTAAGAGTTATCACATCCTCAACTGATGTCATGTCTGTAAAATTCATCggattagtttgaaaaatgattccaAGAATGAATTCATGAAATATAGATGGATAGAGAGAATAAGACGAAGAAATAAGGAAAGAGTTGTCGTTTCCTGTCTTCTCTCTTTCCTCTTTTGATTCGGAGTGTCAAACACAAAGTGCGCTAATTTACTGCCACAATGAAAGGAATGAAAGGACACGACACCAAAAATAACAGTGAAATACACACACAATAGGCACGATTAGGAAgaatatatatgtatatagaTGCACCAAGAAACGGAACGGCGcacatttgaacaaaatgaagaaaccaagcgaaaaaaaaaccggattggaaaaataaatgcgaaaaaaaaaccaggagGAGCTGAGAACAAGACGGGAGCTATAAAGCGCGCACGCGTTCTGAATGGAGATATCTCGGCGGCGTGAATGGCACGACGatatgcacaaaaaaaaaatgtgaaagaaGGAATACTAcggcattttttttgctgatgcAAAACATGACTAATGTGAAAGCTCTggctagaatttttttggagaacgACAAGAGGACCCTTTGTGTGTGTCGAACACGCCTCTACGAATATCTGTCGGTGGTCTGGTCTCCCCCCGGGCGCTCAATTGGTCGTGGTCGCTTTTTTTAGAGCCAAAACACGAAATGATCGAGAGCTCGGAGACGGGGATGATTGATAATAGGGAGAGCTCTGTGGCGGTGGTATTGGCTCCAAAGAATCAGAAGAGAATGGTGAAGAGGGGTGCAAAAGAGGCAGGGAGGAGGCGGAGTTGCAATGGAAAAGTCACGTTTCGACGAAAGTTGAGTTGAGTGCCCCTTCGAAGAAGTGATGGACGTCCGTGTCGAACTTGaggtctttttttttacttctcCTGATGGAATAGCAAGAGAGTTTCTAGATTCtgtatttaagaaaaaaaacatcactTGTTGTTCTCATCTATTTTCCAATATACGATGAGAGTTGGACACGGTTGGTGGCAAGCTGAAAATAAGTGTCGATCTGCATGAAATATAATTGGATGGGAGTCTCTCTCTCTACCGGATGCTTGATGTCACGAATTCTTAGTTAGGTGCTCATTCTTTGATGGATGGAATATCCGATTTCAAAGTTGCGACAACTGGCTCGTAAAGAAGAagtaaaactataaaaaagaacctaaaagttgaaaagtactgaaaagaagaataatCACTTAGAAAGGACGTTGAAGAATACAGCTCTACTGGCTCGGCTCGTTTCGTCTCATTCTCCTTCCCATACggctcctcctcctcctctcgttttctttattttagtttttcgcgTCCTCCTCCTCGTCCTCGTCCTCGTCgccgtcatcatcatcatcgtcgttTTGGGGTCCCAGGGTTTCGATGTAGAAGAGTGAGGAGTAACGAAAATGATCGAAGAATGAATGGCACAAAAAAAGAGGCGGAGAATTAGATTTGGGTGCACAGCAGTTTGTGTGGAAGGAGCAAAGGGAAAACCCACGGGGCGAGAGGGATTAATTAAAGACACTAGCGGAAGACGATGGGACtcacaaaaaagagaaagaaggaGGAAGGAGGAGGAAAACCAACGAAGGAAGGAAGAAAAATTGCTTGATGTGCAATTAGaaattactggaaattttttctccgAGTTTTCTAAATGCTGTTAAAGCTTGTGAGGGTGGTTGAGTGTTTTCGAACGACGAATAACTTACTGATTATCTCGAATTGAATAGATATTATAGCTTGCGGATTAGTACAGCACAGGAGGAGGGGGAAATGGAATGGAATTTGAGAATTAGAGATTAGAAATTTGATCCTCTTGTGCTGAATCAAATCACGATGTGAACTCAATGTGAACCTCTTTTTTTTGAGGATGGGCGAGAAAGGGGgttcagtttaaaatttaatagttctgaaaaaaaacataattgcAAATATAATGGAAGTCACTGTTactattaccggtacagagagtgtagatagttagagagtgccagacatccgggacccaacggggcggggcgcgcggaagagacgatttgtgtcgatttacgaaatgatgacaacgaggaaaatttcgtaaatcgacacaaatcgtctcttccgcgcgccccgccccattgggtcccggatgtctggcactctctaactatctacactctctgtaccggtaatactCCAATTTGATAAAGAATTGTCGTAAAAGCGTGTAAGCCCCTAGCACGgtcatgtgtcgatttacgaagcTCGTGTACCCCTCGAGGAGAAGTGAGAAAGAGTTCTTGCAGAGATTTTGGCTCTTTATTTTAAACTTCTGGATTTTTGATCATACTCGCTAATTCTTTTTGTATTTAAGATTTCAATCGCTAGGCTATCTCGtatttattatgtttttttttggtaaaaatcacATATATACTGTTGCGAAAATGGGATTTTCAACAGTAACTATATAGGTTTTCACCGAAAACACAgctaaaatcaatttcaaaaaaatagcgaaaacaGTTCAAATAGGCCAACAAATAAATTGCACACTTcccctcgaggagtacacaaaCTGCGTAAACAAGGCCATAATAgaggtttttatttaaaatcttaaaaaataaccggaaattattttaaaaaaaaagaaggtttTTACCAGATATAaacgaaaatgtttgattttttgctcgaaaattcATGATTATTTTCGGTTAccaataaaatcgaaaaacgacaTTCTCGGTTGAAATCTTTCTATCAATAATAATTTGCCTATAAATTTCAGCTTGGCAACGTCGTCGTCAGCACTCAAGATATTGCCCGTATTCTCATCGACGGTAAAGCGTTTACGTCACGTAAAACGATGATTCCAGTATCTGAGAACGCGAGAAACGCGAGTAGCTACAATACATTGCCGGATGTAAAACTTAGGAGGGCTAAAGAAATTGTGAGTGG of Caenorhabditis elegans chromosome II contains these proteins:
- the ech-4 gene encoding Delta(3),Delta(2)-enoyl-CoA isomerase (Confirmed by transcript evidence), with product MLRNLTLAARSVLYNPQVSVRSFSAQADFEKAQKNLKTLKEEPDNDVKLQLYGLFKQATAGDVQGKRPGMMDFVGRAKYDAWNTLKGQTQDEARANYAKLVGGLISEEASAAPEPTGPSIEGLENVDGLSVTREGKVFKIALNRPKKFNALTLEMYQGIQKALEVSNNDKSTSITVITANGSYYCAGNDLTNFKAAAGGTKEQIADMANTAKVIMKDYVNAYINHEKPLIALINGPAVGIAVTVLGMFDYVIATDKASFHTPFAPLGQSPEGVSSYTFPLIMGSLRASEMLLVCKKISAQTAKDYGLVNEVVPDAEFQSHAQKTVEAFSQLPPETLRINKKLLRSLHKEKLLEVNNIEADQICERWQSKECHQAIAAFMTKGAKK
- the R06F6.12 gene encoding uncharacterized protein (Confirmed by transcript evidence) encodes the protein MDSEKENPASPTTGREEEIPGSSPEGVYPADEDHIFHEDQAPLRVESAKHEEEIVEQQQQQPEDLEQGDMIVEDGDQQFMNMVQITQEDMYEAGFDVEAGFELNHLTEEQLNIVVAISQQRQAKQNEQEHNEEVVIEDGSHHHMVHHEMIENQFEGDGNGPEEEYDGNGQIIDNAMHIILTNDGGVNITSKQKQFYVSPSEIANLNIDLNNLSTENVHQLVQLALPPIKEKAQDSAYNDQAPSTSYHHHHHEQLEAGKSTRSPIIGETVQIRTADGRLQDAVVKYVRGDSEYKIQLMNGEFAYATIDQMLVPQRDRSDHEYQQVAPPVLLRRTDMASVRNAAQKRSANDDLCPPVLKKSYQLAPVVDGPHLVHTPNFCCPICDKKVYQKEPSYIVIRLPACDSCTREKIIVLDEQSS
- the VM106R.1 gene encoding BTB domain-containing protein (Confirmed by transcript evidence) — encoded protein: MTSVEDVITLNVGGTMYTTTRSTLSKETDTLLANIASGSLSEDEQANVVTLPDGTLFVDRDGPLFAYVLHFLRTDKLSLPEQFREVARLKDEADFYRLERFSTLLSNASSISPRPRTANGYNTITSGAETGGYITLGYRGTFAFGRDGQADVKFRKLHRILVCGRATLCREVFADTLNESRDPGGPDDGERYTSRLYLKHQCLERACDLMAEKGFKLVATCCSGANGLAAANHPILTSNMGNINQTELMNHRNCGDYEEQRWAHYTEYVFFREPQSGYITPTSREL